Proteins encoded in a region of the Oncorhynchus clarkii lewisi isolate Uvic-CL-2024 chromosome 18, UVic_Ocla_1.0, whole genome shotgun sequence genome:
- the LOC139373478 gene encoding protein MTSS 1-like isoform X2: METVIERECSALGGLFQTVIGDMKSSYPVWDDFISKAGKLQSQLRTTVVAVAAFLDAFQKVADLATGSRGGTRDIGSALTRMCMRHRSIEAKLRQFSMVFIDCLINPLQDQMEEWKRVANTLDKDHAKEYKKARQEIKKKSSDTLKLQKKAKKGRGDIQPQLDNAMQDISDKYLLLEETEKQAVRKALVEERSRFCTLVSMLRPVVEEEMSMLGEITHLQTLTDDLKALTMDPHKLPPASEQVILDLKGSESSWSYQTPPSSPSTTASRKSSMCSSLNSVNSSDSRSSGSHCHSPTSHYRYRSSALPQQGPARLSSVSSHDSGFISQDAYQSKSPSPMPPDTHPQLSNGYDHHHQGPSAAPYLSGGGMQEVYPDLPPSSPSTPLASPSYSPTSPEWAWSRPGSALLVDSPPYCTLGPGMIPSSKVLTWKDWAKPGPYDQPMVNTLRRTKEKRETPDPSSPQATTPGDEPQRAKGTNAVIQREEAEAHEELALALARGLQLDIQRSSRDSLQCSSGYSTQNTTPCCSEDTIPSQVSDYDYFSVGGDQETDQPDFDKSSTIPRNSDISQSYRRMFHAKRPASTAGIPTTAPSPASIVTPGVATIRRTPSSKPNLRRPSGSLGLGPIPVKPPMIPVKTPTVPEHPGVFFRGESEGGGPLSPRSPLSSAGDNGLLVSPKATWDTQAPSDPPTSPPQSGSRLSEWDREALPEVQEEEPGCGEGEDVLLAIRRGVKLKKTASNDRSAPRIV, encoded by the exons GTGGCACCAGAGACATCGGTTCAGCCCTCACCAGGATGTGTATGAGGCACCGGAGCATCGAGGCCAAGCTCAGGCAGTTCTCCAT GGTTTTCATCGACTGCCTGATTAACCCTCTGCAAGACcagatggaggagtggaagagagtgGCCAACACGCTGGACAAGGACCACGCCAAAG AGTACAAGAAAGCCCGTCAGGAGATCAAAAAGAAATCCTCCGACACTCTCAAGCTGCAGAAGAAGGCTAAGAAAG GCCGGGGGGACATCCAGCCCCAGCTGGACAATGCCATGCAGGACATCAGTGATAAGTACCTGCttctggaggagacagagaagcaGGCGGTCAGGAAGGCCCTGGTGGAGGAGCGGAGCCGCTTCTGCACCTTAGTCTCCATGCTGAGGCCCGTCGTG GAAGAGGAGATGTCCATGTTGGGGGAGATCACTCACCTGCAGACCCTCACTGACGACCTGAAGGCTCTGACCATGGACCCCCACAAGCTTCCCCCTGCCAGCGAGCAG GTCATTCTGGACCTGAAGGGATCTGAGAGCAGCTGGTCCTACCAgacccctccttcctcccccagcACCACAGCATCCAGGAAGTCTAGCATGTGCAG TAGTCTGAACAGCGTCAACAGCAGCGACTCTCGCTCCAGCGGCTCTCACTGCCACTCCCCCACCTCCCACTACCGCTACCGGAGCTCCGCCCTCCCTCAGCAAGGCCCCGCCCGCCTTTCTAGTGTCTCTTCCCACGACTCCGGCTTCATCTCCCAGGATGCCTACCAGTCCAAGTCGCCCTCGCCCATGCCCCCTGACACCCACCCACAG CTGTCAAACGGGtatgatcatcatcatcagggGCCCTCCGCAGCCCCCTATCTGTCTGGCGGGGGCATGCAGGAGGTCTACCCcgacctccctccatcctccccctccacccccctcgcCTCGCCCTCCTACTCTCCCACCTCCCCCGAGTGGGCATGGTCGAGACCAGGTTCCGCCCTCCTGGTGGACAGCCCCCCCTATTGCACCCTGGGACCGGGCATGATCCCCTCCTCCAAGGTCCTCACCTGGAAG GACTGGGCCAAGCCAGGGCCCTACGACCAGCCCATGGTGAACACCTTGAGGAGGACCAAGGAGAAGAGGGAGACTCCAGATCCCAGCAGCCCCCAGGCCACCACACCAGGGGATGAGCCCCAGAGAGCCAAGGGCACCAATGCagttatacaacgg GAGGAGGCGGAGGCCCATGAGGAGCTGGCCCTGGCTCTGGCCCGCGGGTTGCAGCTGGATATCCAGCGCTCCAGCAGGGACTCCCTGCAGTGCTCCAGTGGCTACAGCACCCAGAACACCACGCCCTGCTGCTCTGAGGACACCATCCCTTCACAAG TGTCCGACTACGACTACTTCTCCGTGGGTGGtgaccaggagacagaccagcCCGACTTCGACAAGTCCTCCACCATCCCCCGCAACAGTGACATCAGCCAGTCCTACCGCCGCATGTTCCATGCCAAGCGGCCGGCCTCCACAGCGGGCATCCCCACCACGGCCCCCTCCCCCGCCAGCATTGTCACCCCCGGGGTGGCCACCATCCGCCGCACGCCCTCCTCCAAGCCCAACCTACGCCGGCCCTCCGGAAGCTTGGGTCTGGGCCCCATCCCTGTCAAGCCCCCCATGATCCCCGTCAAGACGCCCACTGTGCCCGAGCACCCCGGGGTGTTCttcagaggagagagtgagggagggggaccACTGAGCCCCCGGAGCCCACTCTCTTCAGCGGGTGACAACGGGTTGTTGGTGTCTCCCAAGGCAACTTGGGACACTCAGGCCCCCTCCGATCCTCCCACTTCCCCACCTCAGTCTGGTAGTAGGCTGTCGGAGTGGGACCGCGAGGCCCTGCCAGAGGTTCAGGAGGAGGAGCCCGGGTGCGGCGAGGGGGAAGACGTGCTCTTGGCCATACGGCGAGGGGTCAAGCTGAAGAAGACGGCATCCAACGACCGGTCGGCGCCGCGAATAGTGTGA
- the LOC139373478 gene encoding protein MTSS 1-like isoform X1 yields METVIERECSALGGLFQTVIGDMKSSYPVWDDFISKAGKLQSQLRTTVVAVAAFLDAFQKVADLATGSRGGTRDIGSALTRMCMRHRSIEAKLRQFSMVFIDCLINPLQDQMEEWKRVANTLDKDHAKEYKKARQEIKKKSSDTLKLQKKAKKADVFGRGDIQPQLDNAMQDISDKYLLLEETEKQAVRKALVEERSRFCTLVSMLRPVVEEEMSMLGEITHLQTLTDDLKALTMDPHKLPPASEQVILDLKGSESSWSYQTPPSSPSTTASRKSSMCSSLNSVNSSDSRSSGSHCHSPTSHYRYRSSALPQQGPARLSSVSSHDSGFISQDAYQSKSPSPMPPDTHPQLSNGYDHHHQGPSAAPYLSGGGMQEVYPDLPPSSPSTPLASPSYSPTSPEWAWSRPGSALLVDSPPYCTLGPGMIPSSKVLTWKDWAKPGPYDQPMVNTLRRTKEKRETPDPSSPQATTPGDEPQRAKGTNAVIQREEAEAHEELALALARGLQLDIQRSSRDSLQCSSGYSTQNTTPCCSEDTIPSQVSDYDYFSVGGDQETDQPDFDKSSTIPRNSDISQSYRRMFHAKRPASTAGIPTTAPSPASIVTPGVATIRRTPSSKPNLRRPSGSLGLGPIPVKPPMIPVKTPTVPEHPGVFFRGESEGGGPLSPRSPLSSAGDNGLLVSPKATWDTQAPSDPPTSPPQSGSRLSEWDREALPEVQEEEPGCGEGEDVLLAIRRGVKLKKTASNDRSAPRIV; encoded by the exons GTGGCACCAGAGACATCGGTTCAGCCCTCACCAGGATGTGTATGAGGCACCGGAGCATCGAGGCCAAGCTCAGGCAGTTCTCCAT GGTTTTCATCGACTGCCTGATTAACCCTCTGCAAGACcagatggaggagtggaagagagtgGCCAACACGCTGGACAAGGACCACGCCAAAG AGTACAAGAAAGCCCGTCAGGAGATCAAAAAGAAATCCTCCGACACTCTCAAGCTGCAGAAGAAGGCTAAGAAAG CTGACGTGTTCG GCCGGGGGGACATCCAGCCCCAGCTGGACAATGCCATGCAGGACATCAGTGATAAGTACCTGCttctggaggagacagagaagcaGGCGGTCAGGAAGGCCCTGGTGGAGGAGCGGAGCCGCTTCTGCACCTTAGTCTCCATGCTGAGGCCCGTCGTG GAAGAGGAGATGTCCATGTTGGGGGAGATCACTCACCTGCAGACCCTCACTGACGACCTGAAGGCTCTGACCATGGACCCCCACAAGCTTCCCCCTGCCAGCGAGCAG GTCATTCTGGACCTGAAGGGATCTGAGAGCAGCTGGTCCTACCAgacccctccttcctcccccagcACCACAGCATCCAGGAAGTCTAGCATGTGCAG TAGTCTGAACAGCGTCAACAGCAGCGACTCTCGCTCCAGCGGCTCTCACTGCCACTCCCCCACCTCCCACTACCGCTACCGGAGCTCCGCCCTCCCTCAGCAAGGCCCCGCCCGCCTTTCTAGTGTCTCTTCCCACGACTCCGGCTTCATCTCCCAGGATGCCTACCAGTCCAAGTCGCCCTCGCCCATGCCCCCTGACACCCACCCACAG CTGTCAAACGGGtatgatcatcatcatcagggGCCCTCCGCAGCCCCCTATCTGTCTGGCGGGGGCATGCAGGAGGTCTACCCcgacctccctccatcctccccctccacccccctcgcCTCGCCCTCCTACTCTCCCACCTCCCCCGAGTGGGCATGGTCGAGACCAGGTTCCGCCCTCCTGGTGGACAGCCCCCCCTATTGCACCCTGGGACCGGGCATGATCCCCTCCTCCAAGGTCCTCACCTGGAAG GACTGGGCCAAGCCAGGGCCCTACGACCAGCCCATGGTGAACACCTTGAGGAGGACCAAGGAGAAGAGGGAGACTCCAGATCCCAGCAGCCCCCAGGCCACCACACCAGGGGATGAGCCCCAGAGAGCCAAGGGCACCAATGCagttatacaacgg GAGGAGGCGGAGGCCCATGAGGAGCTGGCCCTGGCTCTGGCCCGCGGGTTGCAGCTGGATATCCAGCGCTCCAGCAGGGACTCCCTGCAGTGCTCCAGTGGCTACAGCACCCAGAACACCACGCCCTGCTGCTCTGAGGACACCATCCCTTCACAAG TGTCCGACTACGACTACTTCTCCGTGGGTGGtgaccaggagacagaccagcCCGACTTCGACAAGTCCTCCACCATCCCCCGCAACAGTGACATCAGCCAGTCCTACCGCCGCATGTTCCATGCCAAGCGGCCGGCCTCCACAGCGGGCATCCCCACCACGGCCCCCTCCCCCGCCAGCATTGTCACCCCCGGGGTGGCCACCATCCGCCGCACGCCCTCCTCCAAGCCCAACCTACGCCGGCCCTCCGGAAGCTTGGGTCTGGGCCCCATCCCTGTCAAGCCCCCCATGATCCCCGTCAAGACGCCCACTGTGCCCGAGCACCCCGGGGTGTTCttcagaggagagagtgagggagggggaccACTGAGCCCCCGGAGCCCACTCTCTTCAGCGGGTGACAACGGGTTGTTGGTGTCTCCCAAGGCAACTTGGGACACTCAGGCCCCCTCCGATCCTCCCACTTCCCCACCTCAGTCTGGTAGTAGGCTGTCGGAGTGGGACCGCGAGGCCCTGCCAGAGGTTCAGGAGGAGGAGCCCGGGTGCGGCGAGGGGGAAGACGTGCTCTTGGCCATACGGCGAGGGGTCAAGCTGAAGAAGACGGCATCCAACGACCGGTCGGCGCCGCGAATAGTGTGA
- the LOC139373480 gene encoding NADH dehydrogenase [ubiquinone] 1 beta subcomplex subunit 9 → MATAYLTHHQKVLRLYKKSLRHLESWCIFRDKYRFYACMMRARFDEAKDEKDMVKATMMLKAGEEEFWSNQHPQPYLFPDSPGGTSYERYEMYKVPEWCLDHWHPSEKAMYPDYFAKREQWKKLREQSWAGEVQQLQEETPAIGPKTEALPPARKDGDLPPLWWQYVTRPRERPV, encoded by the exons ATGGCAACTGCGTACCTTACTCACCACCAAAAAGTCTTGAGGCTGTACAAAAAATCCTTGAGGCACCTTGAATCATGGTGTATTTTTAG GGATAAATACCGCTTTTACGCGTGTATGATGAGGGCACGCTTCGACGAGGCCAAGGATGAGAAGGACATGGTCAAAGCCACTATGATGCtgaaggcaggagaggaggaattCTGGTCTAACCAACACCCCCAGCCTTACCTATTCCCTGACTCTCCTGGAGGAACTTCATATGAAAGATATGAAATGTACAAG GTCCCCGAATGGTGTCTAGATCACTGGCATCCGTCAGAGAAGGCCATGTATCCTGACTACTTTGCCAAGAGGGAGCAGTGGAAGAAGCTGCGAGAACAGAGCTGGGCAGGAGAG GTTCAGCAGCTGCAGGAAGAGACCCCTGCCATTGGGCCCAAGACCGAGGCCCTGCCCCCGGCCCGCAAGGACGGTGACCTCCCCCCTCTGTGGTGGCAGTACGTCACCCGCCCCAGGGAGCGCCCCGTCTAA